In the genome of Synchiropus splendidus isolate RoL2022-P1 chromosome 2, RoL_Sspl_1.0, whole genome shotgun sequence, the window CTCTGCCTCCAGCAGCCCCTTGCTGAATGGAGTTTGAGAACCTTGCTCTAGAGGGATCTTCATCCACAACAGACACAGTTAGAAACCGCTGGTACATTAGAAACTGGTTTGCGAAGAGATACATTCATCTGTGTATTgctgtgtgtgagcgtgagtgCATGTGCCCGAGTCATATCTGCAAGGATGAAGGTGGATGGGTGGTCCGGGACCAatcggagaggggcgggggGTGGAGTAAGAGTAAATTTATTACCACAGTACTTTGGTCTCAGAAGTGATTGAAGGGAGCAGTGAGCTAGCGGCGGATCGTCTTGTGCAAATCAATATAAAGAGGACACAGAGGACGTTGAAATAATCTGGAATATTTTCTGGCTTCGGCATCAGGAGTGTAGAAAGGAATTGAACTGTGCGGGTGAAAAGCAGAAAAGACAAATTGGTCAAACACAGTGGAGCTACAGTGTATCGAGTTTCCCCCGCTCGTCCTTGAAAAGATTTATTTGAAAAGTGCAGATTTGTTCCCACCGCCCACTTGTGGGAACGGAGGACATTCATTCGAaagatcagattttttttgtttgttttttcgttGACAAATTTCAAAATtaatgtctttttctttttttttcttttttttttttttcaaaggtcCTCGATTCTGGTCTCTGAAAAGTCTGGTAGGGTTTCAAAAAACAGGTTGTACGAAGAAAATAAGTCGCCTATATGTTGCAAATATAGAACTTCTCTCGACTGTACAGCGATTCCTTCTTGCGAAGGTCAAGGATCGGGTCCCACCAGGAGAGAAGACGGGCTCCTCTGAGGCTCAGCAgccagcaaaagaaaaaaaaaaaacaaaaaaagaaagaagtcctcttgggagaaaagaaaaaaagttctgtCCAGTTCTGTTCACTTCTCGAACGAGAGtcaaacacagtcacacaaCAGCCATGCCATAGTGAAATAAGATTATTAATTAGGGTCATAGTAATAGTATGAATATCAGTAAAGATAAGAATAATTCAGAGTTATAACAACAtactccattttcttttttgaaatgTTGTATACAAAAACAGTTCGGAGGGTACAGTCTACGAATCCTCGCTTGATTTGGCACGTGAAAGTCGCTCTGCTAAGAGGTATCTGCTTGAGACTGTTGCCTGGCGACCCATCCTGAGCTTGAACTTTTATGTCATCCatcgtgtgtttgtgtcacgtAAAACGTCCAAAATCCTTCAGcaaggttgatctgctgccgtCGGCGGAGTCAGTCAATCGGGTGCCCAGTGACATTTCAGGATCTCAGTTTCACcgtttctttatttaaaaacgtAGTACAAATAGCTACATTAGTCGAGCTATAACTTGCGGTAGATTACAAAACATCTCTATAGCGTTCGTTGTTTTAGTTTGGTCCTCCATCACATCTCAGGAGAAAAGACTTGTTGTAAGTGGCATATTTACAAGTCTGACTCGGTTTTATAATCCTCGCGTTCAACTTCAATTTAAGCCTTTTGCTGAGCCGAGACACCCTTCCAGTAGTCCAGAATGTCGTGGAGATCCTCATCCTTAGCAAACTGAACCTTCTGTCGCAGAGCATGCCCTGCTGCCACGTATCCTTCGTCCTCCATGGACGACTGCCGGTGCCTCTTTCGATGCAGTTTGAACCGCTCCCAAAGCCCTAAAGTTGGGGTGCAAAGTAGCCCTTCGtcctcttcgtcttcttctGGGCTGGAACAGTAGCTGAGGTTGTGGTATTGGGGAGAAAGTTGATAGTGGGGGGAGAACTGGGAGTAGGCCAGTTCCCTCTGTTTTGCTTGCCTGCTGAGAGTTAAAGGATCTAACACGGACGGCTTTCGAGCTCCCGGGTGATGGTGCAGCTCTTGCAGCATCTGAGGATggtgctgcagctcctgcagatGCTGTTGAGAACCCGGGTAAGAGTGGCGGTGTTCGTTGTACTGACGAATCCGCTGCGCTTCAGCCCGTAAGATAGCCGCCGCGGGGTTGACCGTGCGGACGgcctctcctccaccatcctctctttctccccGCTTTCCGGGCGATGCTCGATCGATGTAGCGAGACTCAGAAGAATGGTAGCCACCTTCTGATCTGAAGGAGCGGGGACTGCGAGCTGACCCCGGAGATGAGGATGTGCTGGGCCTTTTTGAGGTCTGGGGAGCTTCCATGCTGTGATGTCGCTGCAGGGAATGATGGTAACttcttcctcgctctcctcttCCCCCCTTATACACAGGTGAGAGGAACTCACTGCCTCGTTCTCTGCGCTCACCTTGCTCCGAAAGGAGCACCAGTTGCGGTTCTTCTGTGGAGACGGCCCCTCCACCCGCAGATGGCGATTTCATTCCCTGTTGAAAGGAGGTGGACTCAGATTTGAGGGCATCTATGCAGTTGTTGATGATCTGGTTGACTTTATCCACTTCCTTTGCAATGGTTGAGATTTCAGCGACCGAGCCCTGAGCATTAGCCTGCGGTGACATTTCCCTTTCACGCTCCCTCTCTGTTCCAGACCCTCGGACCTCCATGTAGTTGAGTTTAGTGGGTTTGTGCACTGGTGTTTCTAGCACCTCCTGCAGTTTGTATGGGTCGATTTCGCCACCCTGAGGCAGGTAGGGCATCCTAGAAAGGCTGTCGCCAGCCCCGAGCTTCTGAGGAATTGGCCCACCAGCCCCGCCCTCTATATCCCCTTCTCCTCCATACTTGAGCTCAATCAGAGTCTTCTGAATTCGACTcatctttctttccttttcttccaTGATCCTCTTTCTTCTCAGACAGTGAACCACGAACCCCAGGAAGAGCAGCATGCCAAACAAGCAGCCCAGGATAGTCATAATGTAGTGCGTGGCTGAGGATTGGTTGGCTATTTTCTCGGCACCAGGCCGGCGGCCTGTTGGAATGGTCAGACAGGTGTGGTTGAAGCGCAGCGAGTTCCGTATGGAGGCTATACAGTAAGTGTATTCGGTATTTGGCTTAAGATGCTTCAGTTCGATGTCTTCTCTCACCTCCTTCAGGGCCTGGATGTCTGTGAAGAAGCTGTTGTTGTAGAGCACCAGGATGTACATCTTCCTGTACGGATTTGGGATCTGAACGGTGATCAGTGCTTTATTGTGGAGCATCTGCTTCAGAGTCATGACAGGACTGCGGTCTGGATAGATGAGATTTGGATCGACGATTTCGTCAATCGGAGTTCCTGAAGCACAGTCGTCCAGGCCGCAGGGAGAGTCCGACGTGGTGGTGGTAGAATCTATAAGGCCGTTGATGTAGAATGACGTGGAATTGCTGTCTTCTGTGCACACCAGGCTCAGCACGTGGAGGGCGTTGCGTTGGGATGGTATTCGGGGATTTTGGCTCAGGAGGTTGTAACCAGAGAAGCCTTGTGGGGCATTGCACACCATCCTCTCACTAGTCCTGTTGGGGAAGGCTGAAAGCCAGCGGAGGAATCCCAGCAGCTCGCAGGAGCAGTTGAAGGGGTTGGTGTAGAGTTCACAGGTGGTCAGTTTAGAGAGTCCAGAGAACAAGCTGCCGTCCAACACCTGGATCCTGAGAAGACATGTTTCCAGAGCGGTTAGCAAGCCAAGATTCCAAACAGCGTGCGTCTAAATACTCTCTCACATCCACCCGTCTTTTACTCTGTGTGGTGCCGCATTCCAACACCCTGCAGTGTGCCGCTTGTGTCACCACTTTCATCTTAAACATTTCTTTTCAGTGGAGTGAAACGTGGAGCATTTCAGTAGTCACCTGTTCATGGAGAGGTCTATGTTCTCGATGTTAGGACATTCCCAGAAGGTGTTGGGCGTCACAGCTTCAATGAGGTTCGCCTGCAGGTACAGATACTGCAGCTTGCCGAGGCCTCGCAGCATCCCCTCCGTCAGGTTTCTCAGCTTGTTAAAGCCCATCTGGAGAACCTGGAGAGACAAAGACAAGTGGGATTATTCTAATCTCCGAGGTGCTGGCCAGCTCGCGGCTTGGTGGCTACATGCTTGAAGCATAGAGGACAAACGTGGAGTGTATAATTCGTGTTTCACATGGTGATCCAAGCTGCAGCGCTCAGCTGAATTGACTCTGATTTTTACGTTTTTATCTCCTGGCAAACCCCCAACAGGCAAGCGCTCATGCTCCCaagctaaaaataaatactaacaTTTGTCATTAGAATCTGTGGTTTCCTAATAAATCCCTTTTCCTCGTCTGAAATTTAGCTTGTTGTTTCAGTCTTATTGAATATCTTATTGACACAAtttcagattgtttttttttaacatttctcCACCAAAtctttatttacttattattcAGATTAAGTGTTTTTAATGAGCCATACattattacgtttttttttttttttactcaagcTATCTGATAccttaagacttttttttttttctaaattttgACGTCCAATTTTCCTTCAGCCGATGTGTCATTTTTGTAATGTTTTCTCAGCctcagtgtttatttattttaccctGGTTTccttaaaaccttttttttttcccattgattCTTATCACAGTCGTGTCCAAGACTGACGTTGGGTGACAGCAGACTGACAACATTCAGGAAATGACAACACTGAAGTTGTGTGATGTGTCGTGAACCCATTTCACTGTCGCACCTGCAGGTTGAACTGTGCTGAGAACGCTCCATCCTCCACATAGCTGATGTCGTTCTTGGTCAAGTTGAGATAGGTGAGGTTCCCGAAGCGACTGAGAGAGGAAAAATGCACCGACCGAATCTTGTTCTCGTTCAGCCTCAGGTCTACGATTGTgctgtggaggaagaggagtggagTGTGAGTGGAATGTGCTGTTTCTTCTTCCCAGAGCGACTCACCTGTTGATGTGGGCCGGGATGGCTTCGTACGGCGGCTGGTTCATGCTGCAGATGGCAAGCCACACAAATCCCTTTTCCCCTTCTATTAGCCAGCAGTCCGCCGTTACCATTGGCAACTGGATTACAGAGAGCAGAGCGAGCCAACAGACGAATGAGCTGGCTGAGGACAGAAGCGCCGATGTTGAACCTCCAGTCGCAGGATGCCCGTGCCCGACCAGCCTGCTCTTCTGGGCCATCTGGGACGTCGCAGCAAAATCCATCAGAAAAAATGAGTTCCACAAGTGCACGCGGGGCTCAGCTCTTGACTCTTGTGGCCGGATTTGTTACTTTGTCGGGATGTTCTTGCACTTTTAAGAGGGAAACCAAATTAAGAACGGGGCGAGCGCAGCTCATTGACACTGCTCTTCATAGCTCTGTGTGTGAATTGTATTGGCAGTTCCGACCAGAGAATTAGGGGCTGATGCTTGATTTGGTGTGTGTCTGCTGGCAGGTGGAGGTCTGGCTCTCTCCTCGGTTGTTGGTGCTTCTCTTCATAGCGGCCATCTGCATCTCTGATGGGACAGGCGCGCCTTGTCTTTCGCTCTTCCCTCGCACTGCAGTGGAAAGACTCgcccctgcaggaggagaggaggggtgtTGGTGAAATACAGAGGTCTTTTTGTGAGATGCCGAAGAAACACAATCCAGCGAGAGGCACGACGCGATGGAAGTAGTCAGCCTTATGTAAGTAATACACGCTCGGTGACGTCAAGACAAAGAACCTGGAAATGTTCCAAAGATTCTCGCATCTCCAGTCAGTCAAACTCATGAATCAACGTTCAGAGCATCTGCACACACCAGGAGGTTTGGGAGGAGATTCTGAGAGCTGAAAACAGgtgggaagaagaagacaatGTAGAGTGGCCGAGCTTCTCTGGAGCAGGAACACAGTCTCCCTTTTCGTGCCGAGAGCTAAATCCAACAGGAGATGATGATCATCATCGGAAAAAGGTTGCCGCTTTCTCAAGGGTAGCTGTTACTG includes:
- the LOC128754896 gene encoding protein ELFN1-like translates to MDFAATSQMAQKSRLVGHGHPATGGSTSALLSSASSFVCWLALLSVIQLPMVTADCWLIEGEKGFVWLAICSMNQPPYEAIPAHINSTIVDLRLNENKIRSVHFSSLSRFGNLTYLNLTKNDISYVEDGAFSAQFNLQVLQMGFNKLRNLTEGMLRGLGKLQYLYLQANLIEAVTPNTFWECPNIENIDLSMNRIQVLDGSLFSGLSKLTTCELYTNPFNCSCELLGFLRWLSAFPNRTSERMVCNAPQGFSGYNLLSQNPRIPSQRNALHVLSLVCTEDSNSTSFYINGLIDSTTTTSDSPCGLDDCASGTPIDEIVDPNLIYPDRSPVMTLKQMLHNKALITVQIPNPYRKMYILVLYNNSFFTDIQALKEVREDIELKHLKPNTEYTYCIASIRNSLRFNHTCLTIPTGRRPGAEKIANQSSATHYIMTILGCLFGMLLFLGFVVHCLRRKRIMEEKERKMSRIQKTLIELKYGGEGDIEGGAGGPIPQKLGAGDSLSRMPYLPQGGEIDPYKLQEVLETPVHKPTKLNYMEVRGSGTEREREREMSPQANAQGSVAEISTIAKEVDKVNQIINNCIDALKSESTSFQQGMKSPSAGGGAVSTEEPQLVLLSEQGERRERGSEFLSPVYKGGRGERGRSYHHSLQRHHSMEAPQTSKRPSTSSSPGSARSPRSFRSEGGYHSSESRYIDRASPGKRGEREDGGGEAVRTVNPAAAILRAEAQRIRQYNEHRHSYPGSQQHLQELQHHPQMLQELHHHPGARKPSVLDPLTLSRQAKQRELAYSQFSPHYQLSPQYHNLSYCSSPEEDEEDEGLLCTPTLGLWERFKLHRKRHRQSSMEDEGYVAAGHALRQKVQFAKDEDLHDILDYWKGVSAQQKA